In Silene latifolia isolate original U9 population chromosome X, ASM4854445v1, whole genome shotgun sequence, the following proteins share a genomic window:
- the LOC141617701 gene encoding serine acetyltransferase 1, chloroplastic-like has product MSPIVYASTNINSSYKFIFSSQALNYLNHHNKTKTKISIIFSPIKSHKPNKINHKPLLISPKMATCVDTSRPECTKSCDPDLSQSDHHHRYKYVNYCRPSFSELVSCVPISQNHQKPNNSRVIIQEFLDNDDLWLKMVEEAKSDVDQEPILSNYYYNSILSHKCLESALSNHLALKLSFSSLNANTLFDLFKGVLVENKELIDEVKADLRAVRERDPACISYVHCFLNFKGFLACQAHRIAHKLWSQGRKILALMIQNRVSEVFAVDIHPGARIGRGILLDHATGLVIGETAVIGNNVSILHNVTLGGTGKTCGDRHPKIGNGVLIGAGTCVLGNVKIGDGAKIGAGSVVLKDVPPKTTAVGNPARLIGGKQNPIMLDKIPSLTMDHTSHIQEWSDYVI; this is encoded by the coding sequence ATGAGCCCAATAGTTTACGCCTCTACTAATATAAATTCATCTTACAAATTCATATTTTCTTCTCAAGCCCTAAATTATCTAAATCACCataacaaaaccaaaaccaagATTTCTATCATTTTTTCTCCAATCAAATCTCATAAACCTAACAAAATCAATCACAAACCCTTATTAATTTCCCCCAAAATGGCAACTTGTGTTGACACTTCTAGACCAGAATGCACAAAATCTTGTGACCCAGATTTATCTCAATCTGACCATCATCATCGTTACAAATATGTAAATTACTGCAGACCCTCTTTTTCTGAGCTTGTTTCCTGTGTACCCATTTCGCAGAATCATCAAAAACCTAATAATTCAAGGGTAATTATTCAAGAATTTCTTGATAAtgatgatttatggttaaaaatggTGGAAGAAGCTAAATCTGATGTTGATCAAGAACCCATCTTgtctaattattattataattcaattttatcacataaatgtTTAGAAAGTGCTTTATCAAATCATTTAGCTTTGAAATTAAGTTTTTCTAGCTTAAATGCAAATACCCTTTTTGATTTATTCAAAGGTGTTCTTGTTGAAAACAAAGAATTGATCGATGAAGTCAAAGCGGATTTACGAGCAGTTAGAGAAAGAGATCCTGCTTGTATTAGTTATGTTCATTGTTTCTTGAACTTTAAAGGGTTTTTAGCCTGTCAAGCTCATAGAATTGCACATAAATTGTGGTCTCAAGGTAGAAAGATTCTAGCTTTAATGATACAAAATCGAGTTTCTGAAGTTTTCGCAGTCGATATTCATCCCGGTGCTAGAATTGGTAGAGGGATATTGCTTGATCATGCAACCGGGCTTGTTATTGGAGAGACTGCTGTAATTGGGAATAATGTGTCGATTTTGCATAATGTGACTTTAGGTGGAACTGGTAAAACTTGTGGTGATAGACATCCTAAGATTGGAAATGGTGTATTGATTGGTGCTGGTACTTGTGTTTTAGGGAATGTTAAGATTGGTGACGGTGCGAAAATTGGTGCTGGTTCTGTTGTTTTGAAGGATGTTCCTCCTAAAACTACTGCTGTTGGTAATCCTGCTAGACTTATTGGTGGTAAACAAAACCCGATTATGCTCGATAAAATCCCTAGCTTGACTATGGATCATACTTCTCATATTCAAGAATGGTCTGATTATGTTATTTAG